One Bremerella sp. JC817 genomic window carries:
- a CDS encoding alpha/beta fold hydrolase, translating to MYQGEAFEGHPTRVFAYYATPGTVSGDKSRDKDLPAIVCLHGGGGTAFREWAELWAKRGYAAIAMDLAGARPNEGTNPHQQQNRTRLTDGGPNQGDEHKFRRISDDVQNQWQYHAVANALLAHSLIRSFPEVDPTRTGVTGISWGGYLTCIVAGVDSRFHAAVPVYGCGFLTDNSKWLDQFARMTPEQKQRWHTLWDPSRYLPAVTMPILFVNGTNDFAYPLDSYMKSYRAVPDNVFKQLAVTVKMPHSHPAGWNPPVIGRFMDQQLKKGAKLPTLGKPVTGKEEVRVMIDGTGVKSAAIHWAVDDKVINAHDWITKPAKIESGKVTAELPPADAKVWFVTAEMEDGSVISSVIEIASPAK from the coding sequence ATGTATCAGGGAGAGGCCTTCGAGGGGCATCCGACCCGCGTCTTCGCTTATTATGCGACACCTGGAACCGTTTCGGGAGACAAATCCCGAGATAAAGACCTGCCCGCGATCGTATGTTTGCATGGCGGTGGTGGAACGGCCTTTCGTGAATGGGCCGAGCTATGGGCGAAGCGAGGTTACGCAGCGATCGCCATGGACCTGGCTGGGGCACGGCCGAACGAAGGAACGAATCCCCATCAGCAACAGAACCGAACGCGACTGACCGACGGGGGACCGAATCAGGGAGACGAACACAAGTTCCGCCGAATTAGCGACGATGTGCAGAATCAGTGGCAATACCATGCAGTAGCCAACGCGCTGCTGGCCCACTCGCTCATTCGTAGTTTCCCGGAGGTCGACCCAACTCGAACGGGCGTGACGGGCATTAGCTGGGGTGGTTATCTGACCTGCATCGTCGCGGGGGTCGACTCGCGATTTCATGCAGCGGTGCCGGTCTATGGTTGCGGCTTTCTGACCGACAACAGCAAGTGGCTTGATCAGTTTGCCCGGATGACCCCTGAACAAAAGCAGCGTTGGCATACGCTGTGGGATCCGAGCCGCTATCTGCCTGCCGTGACGATGCCGATTCTGTTTGTGAATGGTACCAACGACTTCGCCTATCCTCTGGATAGCTATATGAAGAGTTACCGTGCGGTGCCAGACAATGTGTTCAAGCAGTTGGCAGTCACCGTGAAGATGCCGCATAGTCATCCCGCTGGCTGGAACCCGCCCGTGATCGGACGGTTTATGGATCAGCAACTCAAGAAGGGGGCGAAGTTGCCGACGCTGGGCAAGCCGGTTACGGGCAAAGAAGAGGTGCGTGTGATGATTGATGGCACGGGGGTGAAGTCGGCCGCCATACATTGGGCAGTCGACGACAAAGTCATTAACGCCCACGACTGGATTACGAAACCTGCCAAGATCGAATCGGGGAAGGTGACGGCTGAACTTCCACCGGCAGATGCCAAGGTTTGGTTCGTTACGGCCGAGATGGAAGATGGCAGTGTGATCAGCAGCGTGATCGAGATTGCCAGTCCGGCGAAGTAA
- a CDS encoding PAAR domain-containing protein: MPPAARIGDMHACPMCDGPKPHVGGPVSMGCPQVLISFMPAARVGDIAACVGPPDVIAMGSSTVFIGFMPAARVGDSTAHGGTVVMGCPNVMIGG, translated from the coding sequence ATGCCTCCTGCAGCCCGAATCGGAGATATGCATGCCTGTCCGATGTGTGACGGTCCGAAGCCGCATGTAGGCGGCCCGGTATCGATGGGCTGTCCCCAGGTGTTGATCAGCTTTATGCCGGCAGCCCGAGTCGGAGATATCGCCGCGTGTGTGGGGCCACCCGACGTAATTGCGATGGGCTCGTCAACTGTCTTCATTGGCTTTATGCCGGCAGCACGGGTGGGCGATTCCACCGCCCATGGAGGAACGGTCGTGATGGGCTGCCCCAATGTGATGATTGGTGGCTAA
- a CDS encoding MATE family efflux transporter, whose amino-acid sequence MAVPIILANVLQTAYQLTDAFWVGRLGASAVAAVSISFPVTFLVIAMGSGLGIAGATLSAQYMGAGKQEMVNHVAAQTMLMVFLTSVVLGTAGYMIAPHLLHWMGGDGNVYRDALAFMRVSFVGIIFVFLFAMFQALMRGIGQTTVPLFIVLGTVLLNIVLDPLFIFGWGPIAEQGVRGAALATLSTQGIAALLGMWVFVRGQNGIKLQLRDFKPDFPYIKRAFLLGAPGSVELSTRALGLIVLSFLVASFGTVTIASYGVGANVLQFVMIPAMGLSMAVSTLVGQNIGAGNAARAQKIAILGAAWGCAILSAVGVIAYFIAPQIVAFFVPDDPEVIAHGAEFIRVMCLAWGGLGIQLCMVATFRASGNLLISMVIALLSQWVLQFPLAYILSKHTPLEANGIWWSFPVMHIVMAIVAMGWFMHGGWKETRLTDEDRQIRKVTEETIVEDGLR is encoded by the coding sequence TTGGCCGTCCCGATCATTCTGGCCAACGTTCTGCAAACGGCTTACCAGCTGACCGACGCCTTCTGGGTCGGGCGACTGGGGGCGTCGGCGGTCGCGGCTGTTTCGATCAGCTTTCCGGTGACGTTCCTGGTGATCGCCATGGGATCGGGGCTCGGGATTGCCGGAGCGACCCTCTCTGCTCAGTACATGGGGGCGGGCAAGCAAGAGATGGTAAACCATGTCGCCGCCCAGACCATGCTGATGGTTTTTCTCACTTCGGTGGTGCTGGGGACAGCCGGCTATATGATCGCCCCTCATTTGTTGCACTGGATGGGGGGCGATGGAAATGTCTATCGCGACGCGCTCGCGTTCATGCGTGTCTCGTTCGTCGGCATTATTTTCGTGTTTCTGTTCGCCATGTTTCAGGCCTTGATGCGTGGAATTGGTCAGACGACCGTACCACTGTTCATTGTGCTGGGAACGGTGCTGCTGAACATCGTACTCGATCCGCTGTTCATCTTTGGGTGGGGACCGATTGCCGAGCAAGGCGTGCGCGGGGCAGCGCTGGCGACACTCAGCACGCAAGGTATTGCGGCGCTGCTCGGAATGTGGGTGTTCGTCCGCGGGCAGAACGGAATCAAGCTGCAACTGCGGGATTTCAAGCCTGACTTCCCTTACATCAAGCGGGCGTTCCTGCTGGGGGCACCTGGTTCGGTCGAACTTTCGACTCGGGCACTGGGCTTGATTGTACTTTCGTTTCTGGTGGCGAGCTTCGGTACGGTAACGATCGCGTCGTATGGCGTCGGCGCGAATGTGCTGCAGTTTGTAATGATTCCGGCAATGGGTTTGTCGATGGCGGTCTCGACGTTGGTCGGTCAAAACATCGGCGCTGGCAACGCCGCACGAGCGCAGAAGATTGCGATCCTCGGGGCTGCTTGGGGCTGTGCGATTTTATCTGCGGTGGGCGTGATCGCGTATTTCATTGCACCGCAGATCGTAGCGTTCTTCGTGCCGGACGATCCCGAAGTAATCGCACACGGTGCCGAGTTCATCCGGGTGATGTGCCTGGCGTGGGGTGGATTGGGGATCCAGCTTTGCATGGTCGCCACGTTCCGCGCCTCAGGCAATCTGCTGATCTCGATGGTGATTGCCCTATTGTCGCAGTGGGTGCTTCAATTTCCGCTGGCGTACATTCTGTCGAAGCATACGCCATTGGAAGCGAACGGAATCTGGTGGTCGTTCCCAGTGATGCACATCGTTATGGCGATTGTGGCCATGGGGTGGTTCATGCATGGCGGCTGGAAAGAAACTCGCCTCACCGACGAAGACCGCCAGATACGAAAGGTCACCGAAGAGACCATCGTCGAAGATGGTCTCCGCTAA
- a CDS encoding heavy metal translocating P-type ATPase, producing the protein MATDPICGMTVAESTPWKTTQDEQTFYFCCEGCLNKFQAQGGKLDGPAELVTLGEAPAKKSCCGGDSGHSSCGPDGHQHGHHAGKRGRSKSSAKYICPMCEGVESDTPGDCPKCGMALERNQPAGPQTKTIYTCPMHPEVRQDHPGSCPKCGMDLEPETVTSDEDEPDPELTWMTIRFWVAAALTIPVFAMAMLPMVGVELGIPADVSRWIQLALATPVVVWCGWPFFVRGARSIMTMNLNMFTLISLGVAAAYLFSFVATVFPDVIPDEFKHGGEVPVYFEAAAMIVALVLLGQVIELRARKRTGSAIRELMNLAPPTARIVESGEEREVPLSRVHEGAELKVVPGEKIPVDGEVIDGKSTVDESMLTGEADPVTKQKGDQVIGGTVNQGGTLRLRATKVGEDSVLSQIVQMVGQAQRSRAPIQRLADTVSGYFVPAIVLSAIVTFVVWAIWSPAEPRLAYALLNAVAVLIVACPCALGLATPMSIMVGVGRGAKEGVLVKEAAGLETLQKVDTVVVDKTGTLTEGKPSLTSLEPEEGFDEEALLKFAGAVEQNSEHPIGHAIVQAAKEREVALPAANEFDSVTGQGVVAQVDGQKVVCGKPSLLKEQGIHFDATPSAEGTKVYLAVGGKYAGALIVSDPLKATTQSAIDALHEMGIRVIMMTGDNPRVAEAIAKKLKIDDFQADLSPQDKHDRIEKLRKEGAVVAMAGDGINDAPALAAADVGIAMGTGTDVAIESAAITLMGGDLNGVVKAFRLSRNVMRNIRQNLFFALIYNGLGVPIAAGVLVPIFGMHALLNPMFAAAAMSFSSVSVIGNALRLRATHLTE; encoded by the coding sequence ATGGCAACCGATCCTATCTGCGGCATGACAGTCGCAGAGTCGACACCTTGGAAAACGACACAAGATGAGCAAACGTTCTACTTTTGCTGCGAAGGATGTCTGAATAAGTTCCAAGCGCAAGGAGGCAAGTTGGATGGTCCGGCCGAGCTTGTCACGCTTGGCGAGGCCCCGGCCAAGAAGAGTTGTTGCGGCGGCGATTCAGGACATTCATCTTGTGGCCCCGATGGTCATCAGCATGGTCATCATGCGGGGAAGCGAGGCCGATCGAAGTCGTCCGCCAAATATATCTGTCCCATGTGCGAAGGTGTCGAAAGTGATACGCCCGGCGATTGCCCCAAATGTGGCATGGCCCTGGAACGCAATCAGCCCGCCGGCCCGCAGACCAAGACCATCTATACCTGTCCGATGCATCCGGAGGTTCGCCAGGATCATCCCGGCAGTTGCCCCAAATGTGGCATGGATCTCGAGCCAGAGACGGTCACCAGTGACGAGGACGAGCCAGATCCAGAACTGACCTGGATGACGATCCGTTTTTGGGTCGCGGCCGCGCTGACCATTCCTGTCTTCGCCATGGCGATGCTGCCGATGGTTGGTGTTGAACTCGGAATCCCTGCCGATGTCTCGCGCTGGATTCAGTTGGCCCTGGCCACGCCGGTGGTGGTTTGGTGTGGGTGGCCATTCTTCGTGCGCGGGGCGAGGTCGATCATGACGATGAACCTGAACATGTTCACGCTGATCTCGTTGGGTGTGGCAGCGGCTTACTTGTTCAGCTTTGTGGCGACGGTCTTCCCTGATGTGATCCCCGATGAATTCAAGCACGGGGGCGAAGTGCCGGTCTATTTCGAGGCGGCCGCTATGATTGTGGCGCTCGTCCTCTTGGGCCAGGTCATCGAACTGCGAGCCCGTAAACGAACCGGTAGTGCGATTCGCGAGCTGATGAATCTCGCGCCTCCAACAGCTCGTATTGTCGAGAGTGGCGAAGAACGCGAGGTCCCGCTTAGCCGGGTTCATGAAGGGGCCGAACTGAAAGTGGTCCCAGGCGAAAAGATTCCGGTCGATGGCGAAGTGATCGACGGTAAATCGACCGTCGACGAATCGATGCTGACCGGCGAAGCCGACCCGGTCACGAAGCAAAAGGGAGACCAGGTCATCGGTGGTACCGTGAACCAAGGTGGCACGTTGCGTCTAAGGGCGACGAAGGTGGGCGAAGACTCGGTGCTCTCGCAGATCGTGCAGATGGTTGGTCAGGCCCAGCGAAGTCGCGCCCCGATTCAGCGGCTGGCCGATACCGTTTCAGGATACTTTGTCCCGGCGATTGTCTTGTCGGCCATCGTGACCTTCGTGGTCTGGGCAATCTGGTCGCCGGCCGAGCCGCGTCTGGCATATGCCTTGCTCAATGCGGTGGCGGTGTTGATTGTGGCTTGTCCATGTGCCTTAGGGTTGGCGACCCCGATGTCGATCATGGTCGGCGTTGGTCGTGGGGCGAAGGAAGGTGTGCTGGTCAAAGAGGCCGCGGGACTCGAGACATTACAAAAGGTCGACACCGTCGTCGTCGACAAGACCGGGACCTTAACTGAAGGCAAGCCCTCGCTCACGAGTTTGGAGCCAGAAGAGGGTTTCGACGAGGAAGCGTTGCTCAAGTTTGCCGGCGCCGTCGAACAGAACAGCGAGCATCCGATTGGACATGCCATTGTTCAAGCGGCGAAGGAGCGTGAGGTCGCACTGCCTGCAGCCAACGAGTTCGACTCGGTAACCGGGCAGGGGGTTGTTGCCCAGGTCGACGGGCAAAAGGTTGTTTGTGGAAAGCCATCACTATTGAAAGAGCAGGGGATCCACTTCGACGCGACGCCATCTGCCGAAGGAACCAAAGTCTATCTCGCTGTCGGAGGTAAATACGCCGGAGCGTTGATCGTGAGTGACCCACTGAAAGCGACGACGCAGTCGGCGATCGATGCCCTGCACGAGATGGGGATTCGAGTGATCATGATGACCGGCGACAATCCTCGTGTCGCTGAGGCAATTGCGAAGAAATTGAAGATTGACGATTTTCAAGCTGACCTTTCTCCGCAGGACAAGCACGACCGCATCGAGAAGCTGCGGAAAGAAGGCGCCGTGGTTGCCATGGCAGGCGACGGGATCAACGATGCTCCGGCGTTGGCGGCTGCTGACGTTGGTATCGCAATGGGAACCGGCACCGATGTCGCGATTGAAAGTGCCGCGATCACATTGATGGGGGGTGACCTGAACGGTGTGGTCAAAGCATTCCGCTTAAGTCGAAACGTGATGCGGAATATCCGGCAGAACCTGTTCTTCGCGTTAATCTATAACGGTCTTGGCGTTCCTATCGCGGCTGGCGTGTTGGTGCCAATCTTTGGCATGCACGCGCTTTTGAATCCGATGTTCGCCGCGGCTGCGATGAGTTTCAGTTCGGTGAGTGTGATTGGCAACGCGTTGCGTCTGCGTGCCACGCATCTGACTGAGTAA
- a CDS encoding circularly permuted type 2 ATP-grasp protein — protein sequence MFSPGGSPRTNCQLLYQHIQELTSTDLRKRKTAAERSMIRLGITFNVYGEQEGTERIIPFDILPRIIQGEQWSWISKGLKQRIVALNMFIHDIYHDQKILKDKVIPEHVVTSASSFRPQCVGLEPPNGIWCHITGTDLVRDSDGEFYVLEDNLRCPSGVSYVLQNRQLMKQTFPGLFEAQFVRPVDDYCSQLLDALNYLATDIEKPTVAVLSPGIYNSAYFEHSFLAQQMGVDLVEGRDLVVRDRKVYSKTTKGLKPVDVIYRRIDDDFLDPHVFRKDSMLGVPGIIDAYRAGNVALANAPGTGIADDKVIYAYVPEMIKYYLSEDAILPNVPTYVCWDDSQRDHVIKNIADMVVKPANESGGYGMLIGPRATKEDHAKFVDLIKANPRNYIAQPTLSLSRAPVIIDDHLEGRHVDLRPFIIYGRDIYVLPGGLTRVALRKGSLVVNSSQGGGSKDTWVV from the coding sequence ATGTTCTCGCCAGGCGGTTCTCCCCGGACCAACTGTCAGTTGCTGTACCAGCATATTCAAGAGCTGACCTCGACCGACCTTCGCAAACGGAAGACGGCCGCCGAACGATCGATGATCCGACTCGGGATCACATTCAATGTTTATGGCGAGCAGGAAGGAACCGAACGCATTATCCCGTTCGACATCCTTCCCCGCATCATTCAAGGCGAACAATGGTCGTGGATCTCGAAAGGGTTGAAGCAGCGTATCGTCGCGCTCAACATGTTCATCCACGACATCTACCACGATCAAAAGATCCTGAAAGACAAAGTCATTCCGGAACACGTGGTCACCTCGGCCAGTAGCTTCCGCCCGCAGTGTGTCGGGCTCGAGCCGCCGAACGGGATCTGGTGCCACATCACCGGTACCGACCTGGTCCGTGACTCGGACGGCGAGTTCTACGTTCTGGAAGACAACCTTCGCTGCCCATCGGGCGTATCGTACGTGCTGCAGAACCGTCAATTGATGAAGCAGACGTTCCCAGGCCTTTTCGAGGCCCAGTTCGTTCGCCCGGTCGACGACTACTGCAGCCAGTTGCTCGATGCCCTCAACTACCTGGCGACCGACATTGAAAAGCCAACCGTGGCGGTCCTCAGCCCTGGCATCTACAACTCGGCCTACTTTGAACACTCGTTCCTCGCCCAGCAGATGGGTGTCGACCTGGTGGAAGGCCGTGACCTGGTCGTTCGCGATCGCAAGGTTTACTCCAAGACCACCAAGGGTCTGAAGCCGGTCGATGTGATCTACCGCCGAATCGACGACGACTTCCTCGACCCACATGTGTTCCGTAAGGATTCGATGCTGGGTGTGCCTGGAATCATCGACGCTTATCGGGCTGGCAACGTCGCCTTGGCCAACGCCCCCGGCACCGGAATCGCAGACGACAAGGTGATTTACGCCTACGTCCCCGAAATGATCAAGTATTACCTGAGCGAAGACGCGATCTTGCCGAACGTGCCTACGTACGTTTGCTGGGACGATTCTCAGCGAGATCACGTGATCAAGAACATCGCCGACATGGTGGTCAAACCGGCCAACGAGTCAGGCGGTTACGGGATGCTGATCGGCCCTCGTGCCACGAAGGAAGATCACGCCAAGTTCGTGGATCTGATTAAAGCCAATCCACGAAACTATATCGCTCAGCCGACCTTGTCCCTCTCGCGAGCACCGGTCATCATCGACGACCACCTCGAGGGTAGGCACGTCGACCTGCGACCGTTTATCATCTATGGACGAGACATCTACGTATTGCCCGGCGGACTGACTCGCGTGGCCCTGAGAAAGGGTTCGCTCGTGGTCAACTCTTCCCAGGGTGGCGGAAGCAAAGACACCTGGGTCGTGTAG
- a CDS encoding class I SAM-dependent methyltransferase, whose protein sequence is MMDTQSFWNERFGQSEYIYGKEPNAFLKASAFYFPPGGKVLCLAEGEGRNGLFLAQEGHQVSAVDLSTEGKRKAEQLAAENNVTIDYTISDLNDFDYGVECWDAIVSIYAHIDSASRRILYPRLVEALKPGGIFLLEAYHPRQLEYGTGGPKDADMLVTLESLRPCFQGMQIPHQAELERNVTEGTFHTGNAFVTQFVASKPAR, encoded by the coding sequence ATGATGGATACGCAATCTTTTTGGAACGAACGATTTGGCCAGTCGGAGTACATCTATGGCAAAGAGCCCAACGCGTTCCTGAAGGCCTCGGCGTTCTATTTTCCTCCAGGCGGGAAGGTGCTTTGCCTGGCGGAAGGGGAAGGTCGCAACGGTTTGTTCCTGGCACAAGAAGGGCATCAGGTCAGCGCCGTCGATCTTTCCACCGAAGGGAAACGAAAGGCCGAGCAACTGGCGGCCGAGAATAACGTGACGATTGATTACACCATCAGCGATCTAAACGACTTCGATTACGGCGTCGAATGTTGGGACGCGATCGTTTCGATCTACGCTCATATCGATTCCGCTTCTCGCAGGATCCTCTATCCGCGGCTCGTCGAAGCCCTCAAACCAGGCGGGATCTTTCTGCTCGAGGCCTATCATCCGCGACAGCTTGAATATGGAACCGGCGGGCCGAAGGATGCTGACATGCTGGTCACGCTCGAAAGTCTCCGTCCCTGCTTCCAGGGAATGCAAATCCCGCATCAAGCGGAGTTAGAACGAAATGTCACGGAAGGGACGTTTCATACCGGCAATGCTTTTGTAACGCAGTTTGTTGCGTCAAAACCGGCTCGCTAG
- a CDS encoding alpha-E domain-containing protein, with amino-acid sequence MLSRVADSIYWTSRYIERAEAVARFIAVNLNISMDLSTAGNQQWLPLVTTTGDDEDFSKTYGEASKRNVIEFLTFDRNNPNSILTCLIKARENARSIRERISAEMWEHINRFYLMVKDVGDAEGILDDLPDFYEAVRNSGQQFVGVTDATMTHGEGWHFCQLGRFLERADKSSRILDVKYYILLPSPQHVGSAFDDLQWGALLRSASAYEMYRQRFGRIVPQNVVDFLMLDKEFPRAVLHCLTRANESLHAITGSDIEGFTNLPEQRLGQLRAEFAFTSATDIVGRGLHEFIDDFQTRLNAVGESIGTTFFSLQTV; translated from the coding sequence ATGTTAAGTCGCGTAGCCGACTCTATCTATTGGACCAGTCGATATATCGAACGAGCAGAAGCGGTCGCACGCTTCATCGCCGTCAATTTGAATATCAGCATGGACCTGTCGACCGCAGGCAATCAGCAATGGTTGCCGCTGGTTACCACCACGGGCGACGACGAAGATTTCAGCAAGACCTATGGCGAGGCGAGTAAACGGAATGTGATCGAGTTTCTGACTTTCGATCGCAACAATCCGAACTCGATCCTCACCTGTTTGATCAAAGCCCGCGAGAACGCACGAAGCATTCGCGAGCGGATCTCGGCTGAAATGTGGGAGCACATCAACCGTTTCTACCTGATGGTCAAAGACGTCGGCGATGCCGAAGGCATTCTGGATGACTTGCCCGACTTCTACGAAGCGGTTCGTAATTCAGGCCAGCAGTTCGTCGGGGTGACCGATGCCACGATGACGCATGGCGAAGGTTGGCACTTTTGCCAACTGGGACGCTTTCTGGAACGTGCCGACAAGAGTTCGCGTATCCTGGATGTGAAGTACTACATCTTACTGCCGAGCCCACAGCATGTGGGCAGCGCCTTCGACGACCTGCAATGGGGAGCGTTGTTGCGATCGGCGAGTGCGTACGAAATGTATCGTCAGCGATTTGGCCGCATCGTTCCACAGAACGTGGTCGACTTCCTGATGCTCGACAAAGAATTCCCGCGAGCGGTACTGCATTGCCTGACGCGTGCCAACGAATCGCTTCACGCGATCACCGGCAGCGACATCGAAGGCTTTACCAACTTGCCGGAACAACGGCTTGGACAACTCCGTGCGGAGTTCGCCTTTACTAGTGCTACCGATATCGTGGGTCGTGGCCTTCACGAATTCATCGACGATTTCCAGACGCGTCTGAATGCCGTCGGCGAATCGATCGGCACAACATTCTTCAGCCTGCAGACGGTTTAA